Proteins encoded together in one Quercus lobata isolate SW786 chromosome 3, ValleyOak3.0 Primary Assembly, whole genome shotgun sequence window:
- the LOC115982710 gene encoding protein DMR6-LIKE OXYGENASE 1-like: MEMKVPFQLANNTPLSLSPDFILPEFKRPILSKVFPSDSIPIIDLNDHEIDEGQGSSPLVSKISQACEEYGFFQIINHGVPKELCQKVLAVVTEFFQLPHEERAQYLTKDHTKQVKVFNYYQKYEGLGKVIMWSETFSHPWHPIEDFTHLLPTNPPQYREVFAEYAKEIGALMDRLLSLISQGLGLEKDCLKKKIGERASLYSQANYYPPCPDPELTMGIPAHNDIVALTVLLQSEGVTGLQVIKEEKWVPVDPVPHSFVVNLADQIQVLSNGRYKSVDHRAVTNKWLPRVSLAMFYAPNNDIVIGPIEDLIDEEHPPKYRNYSYKEFMDEFYRQEGKRRRVKEAFELQR; this comes from the exons ATGGAGATGAAAGTACCCTTTCAATTAGCCAATAACAcacctctctccctctctcctgATTTCATTCTTCCAGAATTCAAAAGGCCTATCCTCTCAAAGGTATTTCCTTCGGATTCAATCCCTATAATCGACTTAAATGATCATGAAATTGATGAGGGTCAAGGGTCATCCCCCTTAGTTTCAAAGATATCACAAGCTTGTGAGGAATATGGTTTCTTTCAGATTATCAACCATGGAGTCCCCAAAGAATTATGCCAAAAAGTGTTGGCTGTGGTGACAGAGTTCTTCCAATTGCCTCATGAGGAAAGGGCGCAATATCTTACAAAAGATCATACCAAGCAAGTAAAAGTTTTCAATTATTACCAAAAGTATGAAGGCCTTGGAAAGGTCATAATGTGGAGTGAGACCTTCTCTCACCCTTGGCATCCTATAGAAGATTTCACTCATTTGTTACCCACAAATCCTCCTCAGTATCG AGAAGTTTTTGCTGAGTATGCAAAGGAGATTGGAGCTTTGATGGataggcttttgagcttgatatcCCAAGGGCTTGGTCTAGAGAAGGATTGtttaaagaagaagataggtGAGAGGGCTTCCCTTTATTCACAAGCAAATTACTACCCACCATGTCCAGACCCAGAGCTCACAATGGGGATTCCTGCTCATAATGATATTGTTGCACTCACTGTACTGTTGCAGTCAGAGGGGGTGACTGGCCTCCAAGTGATTAAAGAGGAGAAATGGGTACCTGTTGACCCTGTGCCTCATTCTTTTGTCGTCAATCTCGCTGATCAAATTCAG GTTCTGAGTAATGGAAGGTACAAGAGTGTAGATCACAGGGCCGTAACCAACAAGTGGTTGCCACGAGTATCATTGGCAATGTTCTATGCACCAAATAATGACATTGTGATAGGTCCTATTGAGGATTTGATTGATGAGGAGCACCCACCAAAGTATCGAAACTATAGTTACAAGGAGTTTATGGACGAATTTTATAGGCAAGAAGGAAAGAGAAGAAGGGTAAAGGAAGCTTTTGAGTTGCAGCGTTAG